The following coding sequences lie in one Panicum virgatum strain AP13 chromosome 6N, P.virgatum_v5, whole genome shotgun sequence genomic window:
- the LOC120680202 gene encoding uncharacterized protein LOC120680202: MRTVPSYWPVPLWINLEFLNPISVEDTLVKVIAEDFDDPDAENETLDADAEDKAPNADAIGQVDKLSASAPMPAGVSSVDHATTTGLERVTMVPKAVPGPLLERLLRRTLLNLNSGFD; the protein is encoded by the exons ATGCGTACTGTACCTTCATATTGGCCTGTCCCATTATGGATCAATCTAG AGTTTCTCAATCCTATCTCTGTGGAGGATACTTTGGTGAAGGTCATTGCAGAGGACTTTGATGATCCAGATGCTGAGAATGAGACACTTGATGCAGATGCTGAGGATAAGGCCCCCAATGCAGATGCGATCGGCCAGGTGGATAAGCTTTCAGCGTCAGCTCCAATGCCTGCAGGAGTGAGTTCCGTGGATCATGCTACTACTACAGGGCTTGAGAGAGTAACGATGGTTCCGAAAGCTGTTCCAGGTCCACTTCTGGAGAGACTTCTTAGGAGAACTCTGCTCAATCTGAACTCTGGCTTTGACTga